A region from the Chthoniobacterales bacterium genome encodes:
- a CDS encoding response regulator — protein sequence MPKLLLVEDNEMNRDMLQRRLQRRGFEVLIAVDGGEGVALAVEQTPDLIIMDMSLPVLNGWEATRQIKSLPAAKHIPVLALTAHAMAGERDRALDAGCDDYDTKPVDFTRLTGKIDKLLQGIAAS from the coding sequence ATGCCCAAGCTATTGTTAGTAGAAGACAACGAAATGAACCGAGACATGCTCCAGCGCCGTCTGCAGCGCCGGGGATTTGAAGTCCTCATCGCCGTCGATGGCGGCGAGGGAGTCGCCCTGGCCGTCGAGCAGACTCCCGACCTCATCATTATGGACATGAGCCTGCCCGTCCTTAATGGCTGGGAGGCCACCCGCCAGATCAAGAGCCTGCCTGCGGCAAAACATATCCCGGTACTAGCATTGACCGCCCACGCCATGGCCGGCGAACGCGACCGCGCCCTGGACGCGGGTTGTGACGACTACGACACCAAGCCGGTTGATTTTACCCGCCTAACTGGAAAGATAGACAAGCTCCTGCAAGGAATCGCCGCCTCCTAA